In Candidatus Methylomirabilis sp., the sequence TCTCCAGGGTGAGGACGTCGCGCATCCGGGTCAGCGGGATCCGGACCTGGGAGAGGCGCTCGTTGTCGACGTTCACCAGGAGCTGGCGCTCGGGCAGGCCCTCTACCTGGACGGCCGCCACGTCCTCGACCAGGGCCAGGGTCTTGCGGAGGGTCTCGGACCAGTCCTCGAGAAGCCGGTAGTCGGGGGGCCCGGTGAGGGACACGATGCTCACGGGGATGAAGGCGGTGTTGAGGACGATGACGATCGGCTCCTTCACCCCCTGGGGCAGGTCCTTGGTCGAGTCGCGGACCTTCTCCCGGATGTCCTTCACGACGTCCGTGGGGACCGCGTCGTCGGAGATCCGGATCTTGATCAGGGACAGGCCGGCGTAGGACGTGGACTCGATGGTGCGGATGCCCTCCAGCTCGTCGATGGCATCCTCCAGGCGCCGGGTCACCTGGGTCTCCACCTCCCGCGCCTCCACGCCCGGGTACAGGGTGATGATCCGCGACTCCGTGGAGTCGAACTCCGGGTCTTCGGTGCGGGGGAGGAGGATGAAGGAGGTGATCCCGTGGGCCAGGATGGCCAGGACGACCAGGATGTAGAGCCGGTAGTAGCGGACGAGGGAGCCGCCGAACCCGGAAGGTGGTTCCGTGGGAGGGGGCGGCGAGCCCTGAGCTTTCGTGGTCATCTGGCGGGTGTCACGCCCCGTCGCGCGCCGGGGCGCTGGCCACGCTGGCGGGGACCTCGTCGGGCGTGGCGGCGGCCAGGGCGGGGGCGGCCGAGGGGGCGGCGGCCCGGCGGTTCGCCTCCCGGTAGGGGGCGAGGTGGAGGGCGATTCCCCGGACTCCGCAGACCAGGCAGAGACCGAAGAAGGGAGCAAAGGTGACGTGGAGGGAGAGGAGAAGGCCGTAGGCCGCGGCCACGCTGGCGCCGAAGAGGGCCTGCCGGCGGGGCGCGGAGGGCGTGGTGCCGGGATCGGGGACCATGTAGAAGGTGAAGAGGAGGA encodes:
- a CDS encoding enediyne biosynthesis protein UnbU, producing LLFTFYMVPDPGTTPSAPRRQALFGASVAAAYGLLLSLHVTFAPFFGLCLVCGVRGIALHLAPYREANRRAAAPSAAPALAAATPDEVPASVASAPARDGA